In the Pirellulales bacterium genome, GTTGCCGCTGCTGCGACGGGCAACGGACTTGGAACGCTGGCCCGATGTCCGGCTTGCCCCGGATCCGGTGCCCGCGACGATTGCGTTGCCGACGATGATGAAAGAGCAGATCGCACCGAACCGCGTGGCAGCGTAACGCCCGAGGGAAGAAAAGGTGAAAGATAAGGCGGCAGGGTGCGTCGGCGTAATACGCCCTGCTGTCGAAACTCTCGAAGCGTGGCTTGCAACGTCCCGAGTCGTTCAAACGTTCGGAAGACGGAGCGCATGATGCTTTGCGCCTCTTCGTCCGGATCAAATGCCACTTCACCGGAAGCCCTTCGGACGTATCCGATGGGCACTTGCGTTACGAGTTCGCCCCGCTGCGCCTTCTGCATCGTCCCTTGGCGGAACGGACACAGATCACCTTGCTCGGTGCCGCGCCCGCCAGTAAGCAGTTGAGCAATCCCGTTTTCTGACGAGTGCGTCTTCAGTCCGGTCGCACGCCATTCCCATGCTTCTCGCGCAGAACGTCGTTTCATGCTGATTGGTTCGATCCCAGGAAGCAGACTGAATATTCGATGAACAAAGCCTTCATCAAAGAGCCGGAGTTCGATGGCCGTGCCTATTGCCCGCGCTGCGGAACGTTGGGAACGCCGGTCGGCGTTGGGCCGCTCGATACGCATATTCGGCCGGAATTTCGACTGAAAATGCACGATGCGGCATGGTTCTGCGGTTTTCCTCGGTGCGAGGTGGCGTATTTCAATATCTTCGAGGTCGTGGTGGCGATCGATGAATTGAAATCGCCTGTCTACCCTAAAGATCTTGATGCACCCCTGTGTGCCTGCTTTGGACTGAACTACGACGACGTTAAGGCTGACGTCGACCAGCCACAGCCCACGCGCATTCGCGAATTATTGGCCAAGTCGAAAACTGCCGATGCTCAATGTCAGAATGTCTCAGCCGATGGGCAATGTTGTATGAAAGCAGTTCAAGAACTGTATATGAAGCTGCGCTCAAACTAAGACGATGCACCTGCGCAGGATGGCCATCACGGCGACACAAAAATCCCCTTTGGTTCACAGGTGTTCGGGAAACATCATCGAGGCTTGCTTGCCGCCGCGATTCAATTTCCGGATCCTTCGCGAACCACCTTCGGCTGGGCTGCTTGCCAAGCTGCGTCGTCAACCTGTTGGGCCTTTTGAATCAGCACATTGCACCCCTTAATGCCGCCAAGCACAATATCCGGCATTCCATCCTGATTGACATCGACGATGCTCACTTGGCGGCCGATGCCGCAATCGGGGTTGGCGAGATATGGCACCCAATCGACCCCGTCTTTGTCGCGGACGAGCTTGAAGACGTAGCACACCGCTCCGGCATTCCACATCGGGCTCTTCTCAAAATGCGACCAGTAGGTCTTGCCTGTGACGATATCTTTCAGACCATCGCCGTCCATGTCCACCAGCGCAACACCGTGCGGCTCGGTAAACAATACTCCGTAGCGATTATCGGTTGACTTATTGCCCATGATTGTGTGCATTTTGAACTCGATTTCACCATCGTCGTTCTTGCCGACATTCTCGTACCAAGCCAATCCGTAGTCGTGGGCGGCTAGGCTCGTCACAACGTCGTTGTCGCCATCTCCATCGACATCGTAAGCAAACATATCAGCGCCGCCGTACGAATTCGTCAACTTCGTTTCATGGAACTTCCATTGGCCGTCGGCGTTGCCTGCCGGCTGCTCGTACCAACCGCCGGCTTGCAGGATGTCCATGCGACCATCGTCATTGACATCGCCGACCCCGAGGCCGTGGCCGAATCGCTCTGGCGCCGAGCTGTCGGAAACACGATGGAAGGACCACAATTTGAACGGATCCGACCAATCGACCGTCGCATAACCATAAAACTGATGGTTTGTGCAGATCAATTCCGGCCGTTTGTCACCGACGATGTCGACGAACTGCGGCGACTCATTGGTCACTTGGTCGAGCACGATGTGCGTCTTCCAAGGTTGATCCCAGCCTCCTTTGCCGGGGTTTTCGTAAATGGTCGCCGGTGTGCCGGGGATGCCGACAACAAGGATATCGTTCCAACCGTCGCCGTTAAAATCGTAAATCCAATTGAAGAAATTGTCTTCGGTATATCGGTGTCGTCCGACGGTTGCCGGCTTGTAAATCTCGTGCTTCGTCTTGAATTCAGGGCCTTCGAACCAATATGGGCCGTAAACGACATCGACTTTGCCGTCGCCGTTTACGTCGCCCGCGTTCGCGCCTTCACTGTAGTAGACGTTCGTGAGTTCGTGGCGATCAAACGTCCGCAGTTCTTTGTCCGCTGCGAACGCAACGCATGTAAAAAAAACCGCGGCGGTAGACGTCGCCATTTTCCCACAAAACGAAGTGCTCATGAACATGTTA is a window encoding:
- a CDS encoding VCBS repeat-containing protein, with translation MATSTAAVFFTCVAFAADKELRTFDRHELTNVYYSEGANAGDVNGDGKVDVVYGPYWFEGPEFKTKHEIYKPATVGRHRYTEDNFFNWIYDFNGDGWNDILVVGIPGTPATIYENPGKGGWDQPWKTHIVLDQVTNESPQFVDIVGDKRPELICTNHQFYGYATVDWSDPFKLWSFHRVSDSSAPERFGHGLGVGDVNDDGRMDILQAGGWYEQPAGNADGQWKFHETKLTNSYGGADMFAYDVDGDGDNDVVTSLAAHDYGLAWYENVGKNDDGEIEFKMHTIMGNKSTDNRYGVLFTEPHGVALVDMDGDGLKDIVTGKTYWSHFEKSPMWNAGAVCYVFKLVRDKDGVDWVPYLANPDCGIGRQVSIVDVNQDGMPDIVLGGIKGCNVLIQKAQQVDDAAWQAAQPKVVREGSGN